The following coding sequences lie in one Glycine max cultivar Williams 82 chromosome 19, Glycine_max_v4.0, whole genome shotgun sequence genomic window:
- the LOC121174175 gene encoding long chain acyl-CoA synthetase 4-like gives MSYLPLAHTFFRTIEEIFIWHGASIGFWRGDVKLLIDDVGELKPTIFCVVPRVLDRVYSGLTQKISSGGFLRKTLKKDSRISFYVYYYFQNSKRKTDLNCGADTE, from the exons ATGTCTTACCTTCCACTTGCACATACTTTTTTTAGGACCATTGAGGAGATATTCATATGGCATGGTGCTTCAATTGGTTTCTGGCGTGGG GATGTCAAATTGTTAATTGATGATGTTGGGGAACTAAAACCAACTATTTTCTGTGTTGTTCCCCGTGTGCTTGATAGAGTGTACTCAG GTTTGACACAGAAGATTTCTTCTGggggcttcttgaggaagacaTTAAAGAAAGACAGTAGAATCtccttttatgtttattattattttcaaaactcaaaaagaAAGACAGATTTGAACT